The genomic interval CCGGCCGCTGTGCGTGCTGGATCCGCGCGTACTGGACAAGCATCTGGACCGTTACCGCAAGGGCCGTCGTACGCTCACCGATCTGTGCGCGCAGTACGAGGTCGAGCTGGACGGCGCCCATGACGCGGCCGCCGACGCGGCGGCGTCCCTGGAGGTCGTACGGGCGGTGGGGCGCCGTTTCGCGTCGCGTCTGGAGCGGCTTTCGCCCGCCGAGCTGCACACGCTGCAGGCGGTGTGGCACGCGGCGCAGGCGCGTGGTCTGCAGGCGTGGTTCGCGCGCAACGGGTCGGAGGAGGAGGTCGATCCGGCCTGGCCACTGCGCCCCGAACTCCCGGCCGCCGCCTGATCGTACGGTCGCTCAGCGGGCTGTCTTCTTCATCAGCACCAGGCCGGTGATCGCGCCGAGGCCGAAGACGCCGGAGACGACACTGAGCGCGATCTGCAGCCCGCTCTCGTCGACCATGAGGTTGAAGAAGAGATTGGCGGCCACGCAGGCGATCAGCAGCAGCCACAGAAGCGTCTTGGTCGCGGAGTTCATCGGGTGCCCCTTCGTCGAGCGTCTGGCGTTCTTCGCGTTCGTGGATCACGGTATAGAGAGCGGCACGGCCCCTACCATCCAGCAGGCACCCGAGTCATGGTGCAGTCGGCTGCACCCCGGCAGCGGCAGTGGGCTACCCGTGACGACATGAATCTCACCTATTGACAGCGGCTGGTTTCTTCATGGCGCCCTGTGGCGGCGGCGTACGGCGGCATGAAAAAAGGCCGGTCCGTCTGTGACGGACCGGCCTTTCCCGGTGGGCGATACTGGTTTCGAACCAGTGACCTCTTCGGTGTGAACGAAGCGCTCTCCCACTGAGCTAATCGCCCGGGAACGGACTGAACCATACAACCCCCTGCGGGTTTCGTTCAAACCGCGAGGGCCGCCGCAAGCCCGCGCCGCCCCGCCCGCATCATCAGCGCGTGGTTGGCGATGAAGACGGGACGTCCGGGGACGGCGAACCGCCGCACCAGGGCCTTGCGCACCTCCACTTCCTGCTCGTATACGGCGCGTGTGCCGGTGCCGTGCGGCCGCACGGTCCAGCGTGCCCAGCCGTCCATGTCGCCGGTCATGGCCGCTTCCAGTACGCCGGCGGCCGCGTCGCGGCGCGCCTGGCCGACCGTGACGACGAGTTCGTACGGCAGGAGGGAGCGGAACCGGAGTGTGCCGGTGCGATCGTCGATCCGGGTGGCCTCGCGCACCTGCGGCCACCACCTCGGGTACTCCTCGGCGCGTTCCAGCACGGCGAACACCGCGTCGGGGGAGGCGGTCAGATCCCATACGGTGCGGAAGCGGTAGTGGCACCAGTCCATGCCTGAAGTCTGCGCGGATCCGGGGGTACTCACACGGATCTGAGTATCCGAGCCCATGCCCCGGCGTGTGGCCTGAGCCACACTCCCGGCATGGAGAATGCGCCACCACCCGCCGAGGAACTGATCCTCCTCGACCGCGAGCTGGGTCAACTCGAGATCCGCCGCACGCAGTTGCTCACCCGAAGGGCGTGGCTGCTCAGCGCCATGCAGGCCGCGCAACCGGCCCCGCAGAACCCCTTCGCGGGCCCCGCCCCCGGCTTCGGCGGCGGGCACGTGCCGCGTGCGCCCATGACCGCCGCGTCGGCGCCGGACGCATCGCCGCCGAGTGCGCAGAACGTGCTGCTGGCGCTCGGCGGGATTCTGCTGACGATCGCCGCCATCGCGTTCACGCTGGTCAGCTGGGGTCACATGGGCATCGGCGGCCGCTCTGCGGTGCTGGGCGCCGTGACGGCGCTGGCGCTGTCCGCGCCGGTTGTACTGCTGCGCCGTGGGCTCGTCTCGACCGCCGAGTCGGTGGCCGCGCTCGGGCTCGTACTGACGGTGCTCGATGCGTACGCCCTGCACCGGGCCGCGCTGCCCGCCGCCGACGGCCTCGCTTACGCGGCGATCAGTTCGGCGGCGCTGGCGGCGCTCTGGGCGGCGTACGGTCTGGGGCTCGGCCGGCTGCGGATACCGCTGCCCGCCGCTCTGGTCGCCGTTCAACTCCCCTTCCCGCTCTGGGCGCTGGCTTCCGGTGCGGGCCCGCTGACACTGACCTGGTCGCTGCTGGCGACGGCCGCGCTCGACGTCGCCGTCGCTCTGTGGGGCAAGGGCCGTGGCGTGCGGCCGATGGCTTGTGGCGCCGCCTGGCTTGCGGGTGCCTGGGCGCTGCTCAGTGTCGGCGCCATGTCCGTGACCGCCGGTGACGCCGCCGACGCGGTGCGTCCCGGTGTGCTGCTTCTGGCGATCGCGGCCCTGGCCCTGTTCGCCGCCTGGCGCGCGCCGTCGCCGCACACGGTGGCGCCTTCGGTCGCGGCGGGGGTTGCGGCGATCGCGGCTGTCGGCGGCGTGGTCCGGCCTGCCGTGCCGGACGCGTGGGCGGTGCCCGCGTATGTGCTGTGCGCTGTGGCCCTGTTGGCCGTTGTACGGGTGAGCCTGCCGCGCCCCATGGTCCTCGGCCTGGCCAGTGCTTCGGGTGCGGTGCTCGCCGGAGGCACGCTGTGGGCGCTGCCGCCGCTGGCGGTCACGCTGCTGGGCCCTGTGGCGTGGGCGGAACGGGCGTGGTCCGGCGCCCCGGCCGGCGTCCGCGACGCGCTCTCCGCCGACCTCCCGTGGTCCTGGACGACGGCGACTCCGCTGGTCCTGCTGACGACCGCCGCGGTCCTGCTGGCGGCCCGCCGCCTGACCATCGCCGACCGCCCCTGGCACACCCCGGCGGCGTGCGCGGCTCTGGCCCTGACGTGGGCAGCGACGTTCGCGACCCCGGCGGCGCTTGACCTCCGCTACGCGGTGGCAGTTCCGCTGTACGCACTGCTGACGGCGGCCCCTCTGGCGCTGGCGGCACGCCCCACAGCGCTGACGCGCCTCTCCGGCAACGCCACCCGTCCCCCGGCCACCGCCCAACCCGGCCCTGGCTCCGCCCTCGCCCTCACCGGGCTCGGCTGCGCCCTTGCGTCGGCGGTTTCCGTTTCGCTCGTGGCCCTGGCCTCGCAGGCGGCCACCTTCGCCGTCCTCGGCTTCCTGCTGGTGCTGTTCGGCGCGGCCGCCGCGCTTGCCACCGGCAGCGTCGCGCCGCCTGTCTCCGCCTGTGCGGCCGTCGTGTTCGCGACCGGGCTGGCCGGAGCCGTAGCCGCAGCGTTCGAGCTCCCGGCCCATCAGGTCGCGTTGGCAGTACTGGCCGTCCCAGTGGCGGTGGCTGTCCTGGCCGTCCGCATCCGTGGTCACCTCACCGCTCTGCCCATGGAAATCACGGGTGCCGCCGCGGCCCTCCTCGCGGTCGGGCTCGCCTCCGGCGATGCGCCGGCCCTCGCGCTGGTGCTGGCCCTGTGCGGTGTCATCGCAGCGGGCACGGCCGTACGGCCCGACCGCCGGTTCGTCGGGTACGCCGCCGTGGCGCTCTTCGTGCTGGCCACCTGGGTCCGCCTCGGCGCCTCGGACGTCGCCACCCCAGAGGCGTACACCCTGCCCGTGACCGTCCCGGCGCTCGCCGTCGGCGTACTGCGGCGGCGGCGCGACCGCGAGGCGTCGTCCTGGACGGCGTACGGTCCCGGCCTGGCTGCGACCCTGCTGCCGAGCCTGATCGCGGCCTGGGGCGACGAGCACTGGCTGCGCCCGCTGCTGCTCGGGGCAGCGGCCCTGGCCGTCACGCTCACCGGCGCCCGGCAGCGGCTGCAGGCCCTCCTGGTGCTCGGCGGCTCGGCCCTGGCCCTGGTCGCGCTGCACGAGCTGGCGCCGTACGTCGTTCAGGTCGTCGGCGTACTCCCCCGCTGGCTGCCGCCAGCCCTCGCGGGTCTCCTGCTGCTGGCGGTCGGCGCGACGTACGAGCAGCGGCTGCGCGACGCCCGCAGGCTGCGGGACACCCTCGGCCGGATGCACTGAAACGGCACACGACAACGACGAAGGCCCGGAAGACTTTCGTCTTCCGGGCCTTCGGTCCGGGTGGGCGATACTGGGTTCGAACCAGTGACCTCTTCGGTGTGAACGAAGCGCTCTCCCACTGAGCTAATCGCCCCGGCGCTCCGCAAACATTACCCCATGGCCGGGGGTCCCCCCGGCCGGAGGCTGGGGGAAGGTCCCCCGAACCGATCACGGGTCATTCGTCGATGTTCCACGGCATGGCCATGCCGAACTTCCAGACGTAGATCCCGACCAGCACAGCGATGATCACCAGGCCGACCGTGGTGAGGATGATGTTCCTCCGGCGGACCTTCGGATCGAGTGCCTTCACGGCCGCTTCGGTGACTTTCCGCTTCGTCCAGCGGAGCACCAGCTGCGCCCATACGAACTCGGTCGCCCAGATCGCCATGCCGCCGAAGATCACCAGCCACCCGGGGCCCGGCAGCGGCAGCATGACCACGCCCGCGGCCACGACGGCGAGGCCGATGACGAAGACGCCGACCTGCCAGCTCAGGTGCAGCGTTCTGTACCGCTTGATGATCTGCGGCGCCCGCGAACCCAGCTCGCGCTCGCCCTCGGTCGCGCCCCCCGTGGCGGGCTCTGCGGCCGCCGGTGCGACGACTTCTTCCCGCTCGTTACTCTCCGCATTCATGTGGCCCAACCTACCGGATTCGGCCGCATCACCGGAATGGCCGTATCGCATCAAGTGACGCTCCGCCGTACGAGCTATCTGAAGAGCCACAAAAAGGTCAGAGGGGTTTACAACGGCACC from Streptomyces spiramyceticus carries:
- a CDS encoding SCO7613 C-terminal domain-containing membrane protein, which translates into the protein MENAPPPAEELILLDRELGQLEIRRTQLLTRRAWLLSAMQAAQPAPQNPFAGPAPGFGGGHVPRAPMTAASAPDASPPSAQNVLLALGGILLTIAAIAFTLVSWGHMGIGGRSAVLGAVTALALSAPVVLLRRGLVSTAESVAALGLVLTVLDAYALHRAALPAADGLAYAAISSAALAALWAAYGLGLGRLRIPLPAALVAVQLPFPLWALASGAGPLTLTWSLLATAALDVAVALWGKGRGVRPMACGAAWLAGAWALLSVGAMSVTAGDAADAVRPGVLLLAIAALALFAAWRAPSPHTVAPSVAAGVAAIAAVGGVVRPAVPDAWAVPAYVLCAVALLAVVRVSLPRPMVLGLASASGAVLAGGTLWALPPLAVTLLGPVAWAERAWSGAPAGVRDALSADLPWSWTTATPLVLLTTAAVLLAARRLTIADRPWHTPAACAALALTWAATFATPAALDLRYAVAVPLYALLTAAPLALAARPTALTRLSGNATRPPATAQPGPGSALALTGLGCALASAVSVSLVALASQAATFAVLGFLLVLFGAAAALATGSVAPPVSACAAVVFATGLAGAVAAAFELPAHQVALAVLAVPVAVAVLAVRIRGHLTALPMEITGAAAALLAVGLASGDAPALALVLALCGVIAAGTAVRPDRRFVGYAAVALFVLATWVRLGASDVATPEAYTLPVTVPALAVGVLRRRRDREASSWTAYGPGLAATLLPSLIAAWGDEHWLRPLLLGAAALAVTLTGARQRLQALLVLGGSALALVALHELAPYVVQVVGVLPRWLPPALAGLLLLAVGATYEQRLRDARRLRDTLGRMH
- a CDS encoding SRPBCC family protein is translated as MDWCHYRFRTVWDLTASPDAVFAVLERAEEYPRWWPQVREATRIDDRTGTLRFRSLLPYELVVTVGQARRDAAAGVLEAAMTGDMDGWARWTVRPHGTGTRAVYEQEVEVRKALVRRFAVPGRPVFIANHALMMRAGRRGLAAALAV
- a CDS encoding TIGR02611 family protein; this encodes MNAESNEREEVVAPAAAEPATGGATEGERELGSRAPQIIKRYRTLHLSWQVGVFVIGLAVVAAGVVMLPLPGPGWLVIFGGMAIWATEFVWAQLVLRWTKRKVTEAAVKALDPKVRRRNIILTTVGLVIIAVLVGIYVWKFGMAMPWNIDE